The following proteins are encoded in a genomic region of Papaver somniferum cultivar HN1 unplaced genomic scaffold, ASM357369v1 unplaced-scaffold_10, whole genome shotgun sequence:
- the LOC113326172 gene encoding uncharacterized protein LOC113326172, with protein sequence MIQLQLLFAEHTPAGLIPKVENHEEDIPRVGRWDIYQISDYIWKTDMTQFSPTPSFVAEFSQLEKQLGISTVVPSKDDLQSWLKAQTIENSHLKEQLQEKQAMLKAVYAIAREGISEGDLSGTAEFKVHKFSCQIMQAMGIDPYKVTQEEFMQHEDDVHGGTEHGATEHEEEELQLVETEQQGDGSTEQEKEKDDAETSFHEEFPCMSLAAGNTPTILQAQTAAEGHKRPLRTYSSSMKSVTTCKTPPKKRPVAKQKPTPTNNVDEEQKKDVEETPVTDEAQKKAADGGVVDGAGDDVAAKAVGDDVTAKVNEDTPATVGDGLVMTAPTQPTPGTFDDSSASTQFEDSMVITATTPQTQPDNAQTYRLVQLGANPDDMTNVEVSEMIDEIVSNINKTEHGPAVTENAEPTSTATTQENVFSLGLEKTPKPAGELLKEAANAIRERQPSFIQQRVLRIEKSQHKI encoded by the exons ATGATACAATTACAG ttaTTGTTTGCTGAACACACGCCAGCAGGATTAATCCCGAAAGTTGAGAACCACGAGGAAGATATCCCGAGGGTTGGGAGATGGGATATATACCAGATTTCTGATTACATTTGGAAAACAGACATGACACAGTTTTCG ccaactcctagctttgtggctgagttttcacagcttgagaAGCAGCTGGGTATATCAACCGTGGTACCCAGCAAGGACGACCTGCAAAGTTGGCTGAAAGCGCAAACTATTGAGAATAGCCATCTGAAAGAGCAACTGCAAGAAAAGCAAGCAATGCTTAAAGCAGTGTATGCAATTGCAAGAGAAGGGATATCAGAAGGGGACCTTTCAGGAACAGCGGAATTCAAGGTtcacaaatttagttgccaaattatgcaagcaatgggtattgatccttacaaagtgacccaggaagagtttatgcaacatgaagatgatgtacatggaggtactgagcatggagctactgagcatgaagaagaagagttacaatTAGTTGAGACAGAGCAACAAGGAGATGGAAGTACtgagcaagagaaagagaaagatgacgcggaaacttccttccatgaagaat ttccatgtatgagccttgcagctggaaatacgccaacaattctgcaagctcaaactgctgcagaggGGCACAAAAGACCACTCAGGACATATAGTTCGAGTATGAAGAGTGTGACAACTTGCaagactccaccaaagaaaaggCCTGTCGCAAAGCAAAAGCCCACTCCTACAAATAATGTTgatgaggagcagaagaaagatgTTGAAGAGACACCTGTTACGGATGAGGCACAGAAGAAAGCTGCAGATGGTGGAGTTGTGGATGGGGCAGGTGATGATGTAGCTGCAAAAGCCGTAGGTGATGATGTTACTGCAAAAGTCAATGAGGATACACCTGCAACTGTTGGTGACGGTTTGGTTATGACTGCTCCAACTCAGCCAACTCCTGGAACTTTTGATGACAGTTCTGCTTCAACACAGTTTGAGGACTCCATGGTGATAACTGCTACAACACCGCAAACACAGCCTGACAATGCTCAGACCTACAGGTTGGTGCAACTAGGAGCTAACCCCGATGATATGACGAATGTTGAAGTGAGTGAAATGATAGATGAGATCGTCAGCAACATTAACAAAACTGAACATGGACCCGCAGTGACGGAGAATGCAGAACCTACCTCAACTG CTACAACGCAGGAAAACGTTTTTAGCCTTGGATTAGAAAAAACTCCAAAACCTGCAGGAGAGTTACTGAAGGAAGCTGCAAATGCAATAAGAGAAAGGCAACCATCATTCATACAACAACGTGTGCTGAGGATAGAAAAATCCCAACACAAGATCTGA